The genomic stretch AGTTCACTTGAAGGTAATTTTGGGTCGTCGATTAGCGCTTTTACTTGTGCGTTATCAGAAACCGCACCAATGAAAGCCAATTCTTCAGACCATTTAGCTAGCGCTTTTTTTTCCTTAGCCAAGCGGAAAACCGCTGTGGCATAAGGTCTTGCTATCGTTATCGCTTCAGCCATGATTTACCAAGGCCTCCTAAAGCTCTTTAGCGATTGCAGTTAAAATCTCTGCGTGCGCTTTAGCGTCAATTTCTTTACGCAAGATTTTTTCAGCACCAGCGATAGCTAACGTCGACACTTGTTGACGTAGCCCTTCTTTAGCGCGGTTAATCTCTTGCTCGATTTCAGCTTTTGCACCAGTGATAATGCGATCGCCTTCAGCTTTAGCTGTGCCCTTAGCATCTTCAACGATTTGTGTTGCACGCTTTTCAGCAAGCGCCAAAATCTCAGATGCTTTTACCTTAGCTTCAGCTAGTGCTTCAGAAGCACGCTTAGAAGACTGCTCTAATTCAGCGCGGCCTTTTTCACCCGCAGCCAAACCATCAGCAATTTCTTTTTGACGTGTTTCGATTGCATTTAGCAAAGGTGGCCACACAAATTTCATGGTGAACACGATGAGCACAAAGAATGCAATCGCTTGTGCTACCAGTGTAAAGTTAATATCCATTTTTGCTCCCAGACTCCAGTTAAGCTAATTTATTTAATTTGTTAGCTTAGTGAGGAACAACACTTAATAGTGGGTTAGCAAATGCGAACATCATTGCAAGACCAACACCAATAATGAATGAAGCATCGATAAGACCCAATAGCAAGAATACTTTACCTTGCAATGCTGGGATCATTTCTGGTTGGCGAGCTGCGCCTTCCAAGAAGCTAGCACACATGATACCAATACCGATACAAGCGCCAGCAGCGCCCAAACCGATGATTAGGCCAATGCCAATGCCAGTATATGCTTGAATTGTTGCTAAAAATTGAACAGCTTCCATTATGTTTCCTTTCAAATTGAGGGATATTACTAACTACTACTATTACTAACTCTATTACCAACTAAATTACAAACCTACTATAAAAAAAAACTATTAATGACTTTCTTGTGCCATTGCTAAGTAAACAACAGTGAGCATCATGAAAATGAATGCTTGTAACGCAACAATCAGAATGTGGAAAATTGACCATCCTGCACCTAAAATTGCACCAGCGATTGTGCCCGTTACACCTGTAGCTGCCCACAAGCCCAATAACAAGAAAATAACCTCACCAGCATACATGTTGCCGAAAAGTCGCAATGAATGTGAAAGTGGTTTTGAGACGTACTCAATGAGGTTGAATAAAAAGTTCGCTGGCCAAACAAAAGGACTCGTACCGAAAGGTGAACAGAACAACTCATGAATCCAGCCGCCAAGACCCTTTGCTTTAATTGCAAAGAAGATCATTAAGAACCAAACAGTCAGCGCTAGCGCGAATGTTGTATTGAT from Candidatus Methylopumilus turicensis encodes the following:
- the atpE gene encoding F0F1 ATP synthase subunit C → MEAVQFLATIQAYTGIGIGLIIGLGAAGACIGIGIMCASFLEGAARQPEMIPALQGKVFLLLGLIDASFIIGVGLAMMFAFANPLLSVVPH
- a CDS encoding F0F1 ATP synthase subunit B, with the protein product MDINFTLVAQAIAFFVLIVFTMKFVWPPLLNAIETRQKEIADGLAAGEKGRAELEQSSKRASEALAEAKVKASEILALAEKRATQIVEDAKGTAKAEGDRIITGAKAEIEQEINRAKEGLRQQVSTLAIAGAEKILRKEIDAKAHAEILTAIAKEL